One Desulfatitalea tepidiphila genomic region harbors:
- a CDS encoding multiheme c-type cytochrome, protein MHRILILWAVVLVSLISIAPAMGAQPPISPDTEACIECHLVYHPGIIADWQRSRHANTTVQEALTVQGLAKKVSSGQVPEALRTTSVGCAECHGMRGDAHADTFEHNGYDIHVVVSPDDCATCHAEERKQYKDNIMAMAHTNLADNTLYNDLERTILGKMAVKAGRLAIEPADASTRAEACYYCHGTRLTLAGTEVRDTDVGELSFPIITGWPNQGVGRINLDGSRGACSSCHTRHQFSIETARKPDTCSECHAGPDVPAYKVYKVSKHGNLYSSHSSGWDFKPVPWTVGKDFSAPTCAACHVSLVVDENGEVVSERTHTMNDRLGWRLFGLIYAHHQPKSADTAPIRNKSGLPLPTDLDGTPADTFLIGADEVEARRATMQRTCLACHGTTWVNGHFARLDHTLGVTNSQVRTATQLLETIWQKGYAQGPAKGGSPFDEAIERRWCDTWLFYANTIRFNSAMAGGGDYGVFDDGRYPLSSAIMEIHDWLKLRDMAEKAK, encoded by the coding sequence ATGCATCGTATCCTAATCCTCTGGGCAGTTGTCTTGGTATCGCTGATATCCATTGCCCCGGCCATGGGGGCGCAACCGCCGATCAGCCCTGATACCGAGGCGTGCATCGAGTGCCACCTGGTCTATCATCCCGGTATCATCGCCGATTGGCAGCGCAGCCGTCACGCCAACACCACGGTGCAGGAGGCCCTCACGGTCCAGGGATTGGCCAAAAAGGTGTCCAGCGGCCAGGTCCCTGAAGCCTTGCGCACCACGAGCGTCGGGTGTGCCGAGTGCCATGGCATGCGGGGCGATGCTCACGCCGACACCTTCGAACACAACGGCTACGACATCCACGTCGTCGTCAGCCCGGACGACTGCGCCACCTGCCATGCCGAGGAGCGCAAGCAGTATAAAGACAACATCATGGCCATGGCCCACACCAACCTGGCGGACAACACCCTTTACAATGACCTGGAGCGGACGATCCTGGGTAAAATGGCGGTCAAGGCCGGACGGCTGGCCATCGAACCGGCCGATGCGTCGACCCGCGCCGAAGCCTGCTACTACTGCCACGGCACCCGGCTGACCCTGGCCGGCACCGAGGTGCGCGACACCGACGTGGGCGAGCTCTCTTTCCCCATCATCACGGGCTGGCCCAACCAGGGCGTGGGCCGCATCAACCTGGACGGCAGCCGGGGCGCCTGCAGCAGTTGCCATACCCGCCATCAATTCTCCATCGAGACGGCCCGCAAACCCGACACCTGCAGCGAGTGCCACGCAGGGCCGGACGTGCCGGCCTATAAAGTGTACAAGGTCAGCAAGCACGGCAACCTGTATTCAAGCCATTCGAGCGGGTGGGATTTTAAACCGGTGCCCTGGACCGTTGGCAAGGATTTCAGTGCGCCGACCTGCGCGGCGTGCCACGTGAGCCTGGTGGTGGATGAAAACGGGGAGGTGGTCAGCGAACGCACCCACACGATGAACGATCGATTGGGATGGCGCCTCTTCGGTTTGATTTATGCCCACCATCAGCCCAAATCGGCGGACACCGCCCCGATTCGGAACAAATCCGGGCTGCCGCTGCCCACCGACCTGGACGGCACGCCGGCCGACACATTCCTCATCGGCGCGGACGAAGTCGAGGCGCGCCGCGCGACCATGCAGCGCACTTGCCTGGCCTGTCACGGCACCACTTGGGTCAACGGCCACTTCGCCCGCCTGGACCACACCCTGGGCGTCACCAACAGCCAGGTGAGGACCGCCACCCAGCTGCTGGAGACCATCTGGCAGAAGGGATATGCCCAAGGTCCGGCTAAAGGCGGCAGTCCGTTCGACGAGGCCATCGAGCGGCGCTGGTGCGACACTTGGCTCTTTTACGCCAATACCATCCGTTTCAACTCGGCCATGGCCGGAGGCGGCGATTACGGGGTGTTCGACGACGGGCGCTATCCGCTTTCCAGCGCCATCATGGAGATACACGACTGGCTGAAGCTGCGCGACATGGCTGAAAAAGCCAAATGA
- a CDS encoding ABC transporter substrate-binding protein: MKTWLAFLLALLLGAGPAAADPPLKVGTWKTAQTIQPFFYEQFLSGEAAVQVFPFTNPADQKTALLAGSLDMCGTTIAHAIHSAAQGQPVVVVAALCHKCSALVVRKASAIATAGELKGRKIGYVPGTMHEILLREVLTRHRLNPEQDVRLIRVDFFDMGLALARGGIDAFLSGEPFPTLAVHEGYGRILDYPYYDDTVGTINAGMLVTRQILESHPERVLQLVHAHARAAEFLNRHPDQWLARAAAFGTEPAVLKAAAANMELAWEMDEAFVQRAKALGARMQALRMIERQPDYDRLFDLQFVKRVKAER, encoded by the coding sequence ATGAAGACCTGGCTTGCATTCCTCCTGGCCCTGCTTCTGGGAGCAGGGCCCGCAGCGGCCGATCCGCCTCTGAAGGTGGGCACCTGGAAGACGGCCCAGACCATCCAGCCTTTCTTCTACGAGCAGTTTTTAAGCGGTGAAGCCGCCGTGCAGGTGTTTCCCTTTACCAATCCGGCAGACCAGAAGACCGCCCTGCTGGCCGGCAGCCTGGACATGTGCGGCACCACGATTGCCCATGCCATTCACTCGGCGGCCCAGGGACAGCCGGTGGTGGTCGTGGCCGCCCTGTGCCATAAATGCTCGGCCCTGGTGGTGCGCAAAGCGAGCGCCATCGCGACCGCCGGCGAGCTGAAGGGCCGGAAAATCGGCTATGTCCCGGGCACCATGCACGAAATCCTCCTGCGCGAAGTCCTGACCCGCCACCGTCTGAACCCGGAACAGGACGTTCGCCTGATCCGAGTGGATTTTTTCGACATGGGGTTGGCTTTGGCACGCGGGGGCATCGATGCTTTTCTATCCGGCGAACCGTTTCCCACACTGGCGGTCCACGAAGGGTATGGGCGCATTCTCGATTATCCTTATTATGACGACACGGTCGGTACGATCAATGCCGGGATGCTCGTCACCCGCCAGATCCTGGAATCACACCCCGAACGGGTGCTGCAGCTGGTACATGCCCATGCCCGGGCCGCCGAGTTTCTCAATCGGCATCCGGACCAATGGCTGGCGCGGGCGGCCGCTTTCGGGACCGAGCCGGCGGTCCTGAAAGCGGCCGCTGCCAATATGGAGCTGGCCTGGGAGATGGACGAGGCCTTTGTCCAAAGGGCCAAAGCCTTGGGGGCCCGCATGCAGGCCCTGCGCATGATCGAGCGGCAGCCCGATTACGACCGCCTCTTCGATCTGCAGTTCGTCAAACGCGTCAAGGCCGAAAGGTGA
- a CDS encoding FAD-dependent oxidoreductase: protein MTKSGITVYGAHWCPDCRRSKVFLGEHQIPYDWVDIEEDPAAQQLVIELNHGKRIVPTIVFGDGSFLAEPSNARLAEKLGLKTQAERTYYDLIIIGGGPAGLTAAIYTAREAIDTLVIERAAFGGQAAGTEKLDNMPGFPEGVEGFDFAQRLRKQAERFGVELLQAQEVHGVAKKNNLLFVAAGGGQDYCAEAVLIATGSRYKRLNVEGESQYIGAGVHFCATCDGPFYKGRHVVVVGGGNSAAEESLLLTKFAEQVTILVRGEKFKATRFIQDKVLAHDRIQVRWHTEVRAFRGDRGKLNRLLIVDNQTQAEEELAADGAFIFIGLSPNTGYLKNSGIRLDPWGFVVTGPSLLADGKRPPGFEDRDPFLLETSIPGVFAAGDVRDASTKQVVSAAGEGGTAALEIREFLKRH from the coding sequence ATGACAAAGAGCGGGATTACCGTGTATGGGGCGCACTGGTGCCCCGATTGCCGTCGGAGTAAAGTCTTTCTGGGAGAACACCAGATACCCTATGATTGGGTGGATATCGAAGAAGATCCGGCCGCGCAGCAATTGGTGATCGAGCTGAACCATGGCAAGCGGATCGTGCCGACCATCGTTTTCGGCGACGGCAGTTTTCTGGCCGAGCCCAGCAACGCCCGCCTGGCGGAAAAGCTGGGATTGAAAACGCAGGCCGAGCGAACTTACTACGACCTCATTATCATTGGCGGCGGCCCTGCAGGATTGACGGCCGCCATCTATACGGCCCGCGAAGCCATCGATACACTGGTGATCGAGCGCGCCGCTTTCGGCGGTCAGGCGGCGGGGACGGAAAAACTCGATAATATGCCCGGTTTTCCAGAAGGGGTGGAGGGATTCGATTTTGCCCAGCGGTTGCGCAAACAGGCCGAACGTTTCGGAGTCGAACTCCTGCAGGCCCAGGAGGTCCACGGCGTGGCGAAGAAGAACAACCTTCTGTTCGTCGCCGCCGGCGGCGGGCAGGATTATTGCGCCGAGGCGGTGTTGATTGCCACCGGAAGCCGTTACAAGCGTTTGAATGTGGAAGGAGAGTCCCAATACATCGGCGCCGGCGTACATTTTTGCGCCACCTGCGATGGTCCGTTTTACAAGGGGCGGCATGTGGTCGTGGTCGGCGGGGGCAACAGCGCAGCCGAGGAGAGTCTGCTGTTGACCAAGTTCGCCGAGCAAGTCACCATTCTGGTGCGCGGCGAGAAATTCAAGGCCACGCGGTTTATCCAGGACAAGGTGCTCGCCCACGACCGCATCCAGGTGCGCTGGCATACGGAGGTCCGCGCCTTCAGGGGAGATCGGGGCAAACTCAACCGTCTCCTGATCGTCGACAACCAGACCCAGGCCGAGGAGGAGTTGGCGGCGGACGGGGCTTTCATTTTTATCGGGCTCTCCCCAAATACGGGCTATCTCAAAAACAGCGGCATCCGGCTTGACCCATGGGGGTTTGTCGTGACCGGCCCCTCTTTGCTCGCCGACGGGAAGCGGCCGCCCGGATTCGAAGATCGCGATCCATTTCTGTTGGAAACGAGTATTCCGGGTGTTTTTGCAGCCGGTGATGTACGCGATGCGAGCACCAAACAGGTGGTCAGTGCGGCCGGCGAAGGCGGTACCGCGGCCCTGGAAATCAGGGAGTTTCTCAAGCGGCACTGA
- a CDS encoding ABC transporter permease produces MPRFDRLLPWVLPFMLMLAWVLADAAQLVPAYLLPGPAKVLEAGGHYLFGKAGSAPYAGRFCSDLQASLLRVGCGFGLAVLLGLPMGLMTGRLPLFQKLASGLINAVRAVPGICWLPLGMVWFGIGLHTTIFLVGLAAFFPIYLNSAGGARQIDPILYQSGAMMGVGRFRGVFAILLPAAMPSIVTGLRLGLGIAWAYLVLGELTGVPDGLGAIIMDARMLGRIDMIIVGIVIIAAMGRLSDVLLKAGMKLCFKSARRLP; encoded by the coding sequence ATGCCGCGATTCGATCGCCTGTTGCCCTGGGTCCTGCCGTTCATGCTGATGCTGGCCTGGGTCCTGGCCGACGCGGCGCAGCTGGTGCCGGCCTACCTGCTGCCCGGACCGGCGAAGGTGCTCGAGGCCGGCGGTCACTATCTGTTTGGAAAGGCCGGCAGCGCGCCCTATGCGGGACGTTTCTGCAGCGACCTGCAGGCCAGCCTGTTGCGCGTCGGCTGCGGATTCGGTCTGGCCGTGCTGCTCGGCCTGCCCATGGGGCTGATGACCGGTCGGCTCCCGCTCTTTCAGAAGCTGGCCAGCGGCCTCATCAATGCCGTGCGTGCGGTGCCGGGGATCTGCTGGCTCCCGCTCGGCATGGTGTGGTTCGGCATCGGCCTGCACACCACGATTTTTCTGGTCGGTCTGGCCGCATTTTTCCCCATCTATTTGAATTCGGCCGGCGGCGCCCGCCAGATCGATCCCATCCTGTACCAGTCCGGCGCCATGATGGGCGTCGGCCGTTTCCGGGGCGTTTTCGCCATCCTGCTGCCGGCCGCCATGCCGAGCATCGTCACCGGACTGCGTCTCGGCCTGGGAATCGCCTGGGCCTACCTGGTATTGGGCGAGTTGACCGGCGTGCCGGACGGGCTGGGGGCCATCATCATGGATGCGCGCATGCTCGGGCGCATCGACATGATCATCGTGGGCATCGTGATCATCGCGGCCATGGGGCGGCTGAGCGATGTGCTCTTGAAGGCCGGCATGAAACTCTGCTTCAAAAGTGCGCGGAGGCTGCCGTGA
- a CDS encoding helicase HerA-like domain-containing protein yields the protein MNPASLIIGAAQGRLIELPGRMGNRHGLIAGATGTGKTVTLQVLAEGFSRMGVPVWAADIKGDLSGLAAPGRPHPKIDERLAAIPLPDYRQQLSPALFWDIDGRSGHPVRATPSEMGPLLLSHLLELNDTQTGVIYAAFDMADDQGLLLLDLKDLRSLLTWMAENSAQLRTEYGNITSASVGAIQRRLLVLEEQGGEHFFGEPALQLPDLMHTDFSGRGVISLFDAGRLVHQAPRVYSAFLLWLLAELFEQLPEVGDPPVPKLVLFFDEAHLLFANAPAPLLEKIEQVVRLIRSKGIGVYFVTQNPTDLPETILGQLGLKIQHALRAFTPKDQRTIKAVADGFRPNPAFDTAQSLTELGIGEALVSVLDKNGRPTPVERTLISPPEGHIGPLPAESRNALFGRSPLKGKYDQTVDRESAYEMLKVRTETARAAAEEQAQARRREKEMAVRKTPGRPRQSIGEAMAKSAARTIGSQIGRQIIRGVLGAIFGGASRR from the coding sequence ATGAACCCAGCGTCCTTGATCATCGGCGCCGCCCAGGGGCGGCTCATCGAACTGCCCGGCCGCATGGGCAACCGCCACGGCCTGATTGCCGGCGCCACCGGCACCGGAAAGACGGTCACCCTCCAGGTGCTGGCCGAAGGCTTCTCCCGCATGGGTGTGCCCGTGTGGGCCGCCGATATCAAAGGCGACCTGTCGGGGCTGGCCGCTCCTGGCCGGCCCCATCCCAAAATCGACGAGAGGCTGGCCGCCATCCCCCTGCCCGACTACCGCCAACAACTGTCACCGGCTCTCTTCTGGGATATCGACGGCCGCAGCGGGCACCCGGTGCGGGCGACCCCATCGGAAATGGGCCCACTGCTGTTGAGCCACCTGCTCGAACTCAACGATACCCAGACCGGTGTCATCTATGCGGCCTTCGACATGGCCGACGACCAGGGGCTGCTCCTGCTGGACCTGAAGGACCTGCGGTCGCTGCTCACCTGGATGGCGGAAAACAGCGCCCAGTTGCGAACCGAATATGGAAATATCACCTCGGCCAGCGTAGGCGCCATCCAGCGGCGCCTGCTGGTGCTCGAGGAACAGGGGGGCGAGCATTTCTTCGGCGAACCCGCCCTGCAGCTGCCGGACCTGATGCATACCGATTTTTCGGGACGGGGGGTGATCAGCCTCTTCGATGCCGGACGCCTGGTTCACCAGGCCCCGCGCGTCTACAGCGCATTCCTGCTCTGGCTGCTGGCCGAGTTGTTCGAGCAGTTGCCCGAGGTGGGCGACCCGCCGGTCCCCAAACTGGTGCTTTTCTTCGATGAGGCCCATCTGCTGTTTGCCAACGCGCCCGCGCCCCTGCTGGAAAAAATCGAACAGGTGGTGCGGCTGATCCGCTCCAAGGGCATAGGCGTTTACTTCGTCACCCAGAATCCCACCGACCTGCCCGAGACGATCCTCGGGCAGCTGGGGCTCAAGATTCAGCACGCCCTGCGCGCTTTCACGCCCAAGGACCAGCGCACCATCAAGGCCGTGGCCGACGGCTTCCGCCCCAACCCGGCCTTCGACACGGCCCAGAGCCTGACGGAGCTGGGCATCGGCGAAGCCCTGGTGTCGGTCCTTGACAAGAACGGCCGCCCCACCCCGGTCGAACGCACCTTGATCTCGCCTCCCGAGGGGCACATCGGTCCCTTGCCCGCCGAATCGCGGAACGCCCTGTTCGGGCGCTCGCCGTTGAAAGGGAAATATGACCAGACGGTGGATCGTGAATCGGCCTACGAAATGCTGAAGGTGCGCACCGAAACCGCCCGAGCGGCCGCCGAAGAACAAGCCCAAGCGCGACGCCGGGAAAAAGAGATGGCGGTCCGCAAGACGCCGGGCCGGCCCCGCCAGTCCATCGGTGAAGCCATGGCCAAAAGCGCGGCGCGCACCATCGGCAGCCAGATCGGTCGCCAGATCATCCGCGGCGTGCTGGGTGCGATTTTCGGCGGCGCATCACGACGATAA
- the sodC gene encoding superoxide dismutase family protein, with protein sequence MKRPIIAVAILVAALWGCTNARDPNMIDIHALTPEGVGAVIGTVKVSETAYGTLFTPDLNGLTPGLHGFHLHSEGTCGPAEKDGRMVPGLAAGGHYDPDGTGKHAGPYGDGHLGDLPALYVDDSGKATHPVLAPRIKLADLRGRALVIHAGGDNYSDHPQPMGGGGERVACGVVPK encoded by the coding sequence ATGAAAAGACCCATCATCGCGGTCGCGATACTCGTGGCAGCCCTCTGGGGCTGCACCAATGCCAGAGACCCCAATATGATTGACATCCATGCGTTGACGCCTGAGGGTGTCGGCGCGGTCATCGGCACCGTCAAGGTTTCTGAAACCGCCTACGGCACATTGTTTACCCCGGATTTAAATGGATTGACGCCGGGACTGCACGGCTTTCACCTGCACAGCGAGGGGACCTGCGGTCCCGCTGAAAAGGACGGCCGGATGGTGCCCGGTCTGGCGGCCGGCGGCCACTATGATCCCGACGGCACCGGCAAGCATGCAGGGCCTTATGGCGACGGCCACCTGGGCGATCTGCCGGCCCTCTACGTGGACGACAGCGGAAAGGCGACGCACCCGGTGCTGGCTCCGCGGATCAAACTGGCGGATCTGAGAGGGCGCGCCCTGGTCATTCATGCCGGCGGCGACAATTACTCGGATCACCCCCAACCCATGGGGGGCGGCGGTGAAAGGGTGGCCTGTGGCGTCGTTCCGAAATAA
- a CDS encoding radical SAM protein yields the protein MGWQLSPHIADILKKGAAFEGIRRDEALALLALPLHGRETYALMQTADQMSRERFANKGENHFHIGVNVAPCPLNCSFCSLTVKAGIFTQSMEFSEEQLLSWARQAGASGADALNLMTTGNFPFERLLEIGRLLGRSVATPLVANTRDIDHKEGEALLAAGFVGAYHAVRLGEGRDTPFKPERRIQTIRVFKEVGLQWMNCVEPVGPEHRHEEIVDLMLLARTHGATYSGIMRRINFPGSPMSSHGMISELEMARMVAVSRLVMGDGPRAHCTHEPHSASLIAGANLFFPEVGASPRDGQPDTGKGRGQDFMRCHALQREMGWNPDLPSNCFAPGRQAGVK from the coding sequence ATGGGCTGGCAACTGTCACCACATATCGCCGATATTTTGAAAAAGGGTGCGGCCTTCGAGGGCATCCGACGCGACGAGGCGCTGGCTCTGCTGGCGCTTCCCCTGCACGGCAGAGAGACCTATGCGCTGATGCAGACGGCCGACCAGATGTCCCGCGAACGGTTCGCAAACAAGGGCGAAAACCACTTTCACATCGGTGTCAACGTAGCCCCCTGCCCGTTGAACTGCAGCTTCTGTTCACTGACCGTCAAGGCGGGCATCTTTACCCAATCCATGGAATTCAGCGAAGAGCAGTTGCTTTCATGGGCCAGGCAGGCCGGGGCGAGCGGCGCGGACGCCCTCAATCTGATGACCACCGGCAATTTCCCGTTCGAACGTCTTCTTGAGATCGGGCGGCTTCTGGGCCGCAGCGTGGCAACGCCGTTGGTGGCCAATACCCGCGATATCGACCATAAGGAGGGCGAAGCGCTCCTGGCGGCAGGTTTTGTGGGCGCCTACCATGCGGTGCGATTGGGGGAGGGGCGGGACACCCCGTTCAAACCCGAGCGCCGCATCCAGACCATCCGGGTTTTCAAAGAGGTCGGGCTGCAGTGGATGAACTGCGTCGAACCGGTGGGGCCGGAGCACCGCCACGAGGAGATCGTGGATCTCATGCTGCTGGCCCGCACTCATGGCGCCACTTACAGCGGCATCATGCGTCGGATCAATTTCCCGGGATCACCCATGTCGTCCCACGGCATGATCAGCGAGCTCGAGATGGCCCGAATGGTGGCCGTGTCCAGGCTGGTGATGGGCGATGGGCCCCGGGCCCACTGCACCCACGAACCCCACAGCGCCTCGCTGATCGCCGGCGCCAATCTGTTTTTCCCCGAGGTGGGGGCCAGCCCCAGGGACGGCCAGCCCGATACGGGCAAGGGGCGCGGCCAGGATTTCATGCGCTGTCACGCCTTGCAGCGCGAGATGGGCTGGAATCCCGATCTGCCTTCCAACTGTTTCGCGCCCGGCCGGCAGGCAGGTGTGAAATGA
- a CDS encoding anion transporter has protein sequence MEAILIFTLTYVGVAIGHIPGLQLDRTGIALLGAIAMVVSGAVPLGQAVGSIDIPTMLLLYALMIISAQLRLGGFYTRVALHMARWCSHPRLFLLAVMGVGAILSALLANDIICLAFTPVLAYSLLGAGMNPIPFLMALAVAANIGSAATIIGNPQNMLIGQVGQLPFGGFLQWCSPPVIVALLGSYLIIVWLYRGRWAEPPRDGHILARQPAWQPFNAWQSAKGLAAVTLLIILFFTDFHRELAALGIAGVLMCSRKMKSRQMIELVDWHLLTLFCALFVVIEGISAAQLPQHVVASLAGHQIDIRHPLVLTGVSTLLSNVVSNVPAVMLLVQFLQGAPSQLWYILALSSTFAGNLITIGSIANLIVIEQADVFGIAIGFWTHAKVGLAVTAWSLLVLAGWIYL, from the coding sequence ATGGAAGCCATCCTGATTTTCACCCTCACCTACGTGGGCGTCGCCATCGGACACATTCCCGGCCTGCAGCTCGACCGTACCGGCATCGCCCTCCTGGGGGCCATCGCCATGGTGGTCAGCGGCGCCGTGCCCCTGGGCCAAGCCGTGGGCAGCATCGATATTCCCACCATGCTGCTCCTGTATGCCCTCATGATCATTTCCGCCCAGTTGAGACTGGGCGGTTTCTACACCCGCGTCGCCCTGCACATGGCCCGCTGGTGCAGCCACCCCCGCCTGTTCCTGCTGGCCGTCATGGGTGTCGGCGCCATTCTCTCCGCCCTGTTGGCCAACGACATCATCTGCCTGGCCTTTACCCCGGTCCTGGCCTATTCCCTGTTGGGCGCCGGCATGAATCCAATACCTTTCCTGATGGCGCTGGCCGTGGCGGCCAACATCGGATCGGCGGCCACCATCATCGGCAACCCCCAGAACATGCTCATCGGTCAGGTGGGCCAATTGCCTTTCGGCGGCTTTCTGCAGTGGTGCAGCCCGCCGGTAATCGTGGCCCTGCTCGGCAGCTATCTCATCATCGTCTGGCTCTACCGGGGGCGATGGGCCGAGCCGCCACGCGACGGGCACATCCTCGCGCGACAGCCGGCCTGGCAGCCGTTCAACGCCTGGCAGAGCGCCAAGGGGCTGGCGGCCGTCACCCTGCTGATCATCCTTTTCTTCACCGATTTTCACCGGGAGCTGGCCGCCCTGGGCATTGCCGGGGTGTTGATGTGCAGCCGCAAGATGAAGTCGCGCCAAATGATCGAACTGGTCGATTGGCACCTGCTGACCCTGTTCTGCGCCCTGTTCGTGGTCATCGAGGGCATCTCCGCAGCCCAACTGCCCCAACACGTGGTCGCCTCGCTGGCCGGTCATCAGATCGATATCCGGCACCCCCTGGTGCTCACCGGCGTATCCACACTCCTGAGCAACGTGGTCAGCAACGTGCCGGCCGTCATGCTGCTCGTCCAGTTTTTGCAAGGCGCCCCATCACAGCTGTGGTATATCCTGGCCTTGTCCAGCACCTTTGCCGGCAATCTGATCACCATCGGCAGCATCGCCAACCTGATCGTCATCGAACAGGCCGATGTCTTCGGCATCGCCATCGGATTCTGGACCCACGCCAAGGTCGGCCTGGCGGTCACGGCCTGGTCCCTGTTGGTATTGGCGGGCTGGATCTACTTGTAA
- a CDS encoding ABC transporter ATP-binding protein — MTRGLRLVVTPSGASAGAALQAVDLNCVFKTGGTAVEVLHNVNFEVKEGELVCLLGPSGCGKSTLLKIIAGFLAPSSGRVLVQGRAVVKPGADRGVVFQEDALFPWLTAAENIAFGLKGRLPGKALAAEVTRYLGLVGLSPFRDYLPRQLSGGMKQRVAMARVLILKPQLLLMDEPFGALDAQTREEMQTLLLSLWAELGHTILFVTHDINEAVFLADRILVMEKGPGRICREMRVSLPRPRRKEGEAFHRWYRQIRSELRSEDQFYK; from the coding sequence GTGACCCGAGGACTCAGACTCGTCGTCACACCGTCCGGAGCGTCGGCCGGGGCTGCCTTGCAGGCCGTTGACTTGAATTGCGTATTCAAAACCGGCGGCACCGCCGTCGAGGTGCTGCATAACGTGAATTTCGAGGTCAAGGAGGGGGAACTGGTCTGCCTGCTGGGACCCAGCGGCTGTGGCAAGTCCACCCTGCTGAAGATCATCGCCGGCTTCCTGGCGCCCAGCAGTGGCAGGGTGCTGGTCCAGGGCCGGGCGGTGGTCAAACCGGGGGCCGACCGGGGTGTGGTCTTTCAGGAGGATGCGCTTTTCCCGTGGCTCACCGCGGCGGAAAACATCGCCTTCGGCTTGAAAGGCCGTCTGCCCGGTAAGGCGCTGGCCGCCGAAGTGACGCGCTACCTGGGGTTGGTGGGATTGAGCCCTTTTCGCGATTATTTGCCGCGGCAGCTCTCCGGCGGGATGAAGCAGCGCGTCGCCATGGCCAGGGTGCTGATTCTCAAGCCTCAGCTGCTCCTCATGGACGAGCCGTTCGGCGCCCTGGACGCCCAGACGCGCGAAGAGATGCAAACGCTGCTGCTCTCCTTGTGGGCGGAGCTGGGTCATACGATCCTCTTCGTGACCCACGACATCAACGAGGCCGTTTTTCTGGCCGATCGGATTCTGGTGATGGAAAAGGGGCCGGGCCGAATATGCCGGGAGATGCGCGTTTCGCTGCCTCGTCCGCGCAGAAAGGAGGGCGAGGCGTTCCACCGCTGGTACCGGCAGATACGATCGGAATTGAGGTCGGAGGATCAATTCTATAAATAG
- a CDS encoding undecaprenyl-diphosphate phosphatase, giving the protein MPIWIAVVIFGIIEGITEFLPISSTAHLLIAQKWLPRQSDLFNIVIQSGAVIAVLPLFPHRLRQFVFEWREREVQLYALKIAVAFAITGAGGLLLDKYGFELPEEIGPIAWALVVGGIGFLLVEGWLRDRDFSHAITWKIVVLVGAGQLIAAVFPGTSRSGSTILLMLLCGLSRPAATEFSFLVGIPTMLAAGGLKIFRALHQPPPGTVPEEWGMVALGFVVSAVVSFLVVKWLLYYVRSHTFNLFGWYRIALGIFLFLLLFLGY; this is encoded by the coding sequence ATGCCGATCTGGATTGCTGTCGTCATTTTTGGAATCATCGAAGGAATCACGGAGTTTCTGCCCATCTCTTCCACGGCCCATCTGCTGATCGCCCAGAAATGGCTTCCGCGGCAGAGCGATCTGTTCAATATCGTCATCCAGAGCGGTGCGGTGATCGCCGTGCTGCCGCTTTTTCCCCACCGCCTGCGCCAGTTCGTCTTCGAGTGGCGGGAGCGCGAGGTTCAGCTCTACGCATTGAAGATTGCCGTGGCCTTCGCCATCACCGGTGCCGGCGGATTGCTTCTGGACAAGTACGGCTTCGAGCTGCCGGAAGAGATCGGTCCCATCGCCTGGGCGCTGGTCGTCGGCGGCATCGGGTTTCTGCTGGTCGAGGGGTGGCTTCGCGACCGTGACTTCTCTCATGCGATTACCTGGAAAATTGTCGTGCTGGTCGGTGCGGGCCAATTGATCGCGGCCGTATTCCCCGGCACCTCCAGGTCCGGTTCCACCATCCTGCTGATGCTGCTGTGCGGGTTGAGCCGGCCGGCCGCCACCGAGTTCTCCTTTCTGGTGGGCATTCCCACCATGCTGGCCGCCGGCGGCCTGAAGATCTTTCGCGCCTTGCATCAGCCCCCGCCCGGGACCGTTCCGGAAGAGTGGGGCATGGTGGCGCTGGGGTTCGTCGTATCGGCAGTGGTGTCGTTCTTGGTCGTCAAATGGCTGCTGTACTATGTTCGTTCGCACACCTTCAACCTGTTCGGCTGGTACCGCATCGCACTGGGAATTTTTCTATTTTTGTTGCTGTTTTTAGGATATTGA